Proteins from a genomic interval of Danio rerio strain Tuebingen ecotype United States chromosome 4, GRCz12tu, whole genome shotgun sequence:
- the LOC137491038 gene encoding uncharacterized protein: MAFIKQESEDVKIEDTFRVKQEDLQEQTDLMVLKEETHQWNEMEEKKHQEITTDEKPTLTKKTSSRGRPRKSKSGCNFSCKRCRKSFSQRSNLDVHMRVHTGKKPYTCKQCGKSFYTIGNLTVHMRIHTGERPYACQKCGKSFYTTGNLAAHMRIHTGEKPYSCLQCGKSYKQNGNLEVHMRTHTGERSFLCTQCGKGFSQKQNLKIHMRIHTGEKPYTCTECGKSFRCKNTLDHHMISHTGEKPFACAHCGKSFTTKARLMNHTNGHTGTTCDQCGKSLTCKDSIKQHMKIHSGERFRCSECGKGFKHKRSLINHMKLHNGEQK, translated from the exons atggcgtttattaaacaggagagtgaagatgtgaaaaTTGAAGACACATTCagagtcaaacaggaagatctgcaggaacaaacag acctgatggtgctgaaagaagagactcatcaatggaatgaaatggaagaaaaaaaacaccaagaaataacaactgatgaaaaacccacactcactaaaaagacttcatcacgcggaagacctcggaaatccaaatctgggtgtaatttcagctgtaaacggtgtagaaagagtttcagtcaaaggtcaaaccttgatgttcacatgagagttcacacagggaagaaaccttacacctgcaaacagtgtggaaaaagcttctatactataggaaacttaacagtgcacatgagaattcacactggagagaggccgtatgCATGCCAAAAGTGTGGGAAAAGCTTCTATACTACAGGAAACTTGGCagcgcacatgagaattcacactggagagaagccttacTCTTGCctccagtgtggaaagagctatAAGCAAAATGGCAACCTTGAagtccacatgagaactcacactggagagagaagctttctttgcacacagtgtgggaaaggtttttctcaaaaacaaaaccttaaaatccacatgaggattcacactggagagaaaccttacacatgcacagagtgtggtaaaagtttcagatgtaaaaacacactcgatcaccacatgataagtcacactggagagaagccgtttgcatgtgctcattgtggaaagagcttcacaaccaaagctAGGCTCATGAATCACAcgaatggtcacactggaaccacatgtgatcagtgtggaaagagtctcacatGCAAAGACTCCATAAAGCAACACATGAAGATTCACTCAGGCGAGCGTTTtcgatgcagtgagtgtggaaagggctttaaacataaaagaagcctcatcaatcacatgaagcttcacaatggagagcaaAAATGA
- the LOC137489867 gene encoding uncharacterized protein isoform X1 — MAFIKEESEDVKIEETFTVKQEDLQEQTDRIEENEGSKEEKHHVKTEEKNIFLKRRNKNRFTCTQCGKSLANKSKLKIHMMIHTGEKPFTCTQCGKSFDCSSHLNRHMRIHTGEKPFACTQCGKSFNCSSHLNQHMMIHTGEKPFTCTQCRKSFYCSFSLNRHMRIHTGEKPFACTQCGKSFTCSSHLNQHMMIHTGEKPFTCTQCGKSFSQSSSLNQHVRIHTGERPFTCTQCGKSFYRSFFLNQHMRIHTGEKPFACTQCGKSFSLSTSLNYHMKIHTEERPFTCTQCGKSFIRSSYLNLHMRIHTGEKPFTCSQCGRSFIQSSHLNQHMRIHTGEKPFACTQCGKSFSLSSSLNYHMRIHTDDRPFTCTRCGKSFTRSSHLNQHMKKNHSNALSVGSVFTAHSPLVDT; from the exons atggcgtttattaaagaggagagtgaagatgtgaagattgaagaaacattcacagtcaaacaggaagatctgcaggaacaaacag ACCGCATTGAAGAaaatgaggggagtaaagaggagaaacatcatgtcaaaactgaggaaaaaaatatttttttgaaaaggagaaacaagaatcgtttcacctgtactcagtgtggaaagagtttggcaaacaaaagcaaacttaagattcacatgatgatccacactggagagaaaccattcacatgcactcagtgtgggaagagttttgactgctcatcacaccttaatcgacacatgaggatccacactggagagaaaccatttgcatgcactcagtgtgggaagagttttaactgctcatcacaccttaatcaacacatgatgatccacactggagagaaaccattcacatgcactcagtgtaggaagagtttttactgctcattctcccttaatcgacacatgaggatccacactggagagaaaccatttgcatgcactcagtgtgggaagagttttacctgctcatcacaccttaatcaacacatgatgatccacactggagagaaaccatttacttgcactcagtgtgggaagagtttcagccaatcatcatctctTAATCAACAcgtgaggatccacactggagagaggccattcacatgcactcagtgtgggaagagtttttacCGCTCATTCttccttaatcaacacatgaggatccacactggagagaaaccattcgcatgcactcagtgtgggaagagtttcagcctatcaacatcccttaattaccacatgaagatccacactgaagagagaccattcacatgcactcagtgtgggaagagttttatccggtcatcataccttaatctacacatgaggatacacactggagagaaaccattcacatgcagtcAGTGTGGCAGAAGTTTTatccaatcatcacaccttaatcaacacatgaggatccacactggagagaaaccattcgcatgcactcagtgtgggaagagtttcagcctatcatcatcccttaattaccacatgaggatccacactgatgatagaccattcacatgcactcggtgtgggaagagttttacccgctcatcacaccttaatcaacacatgaagaaaaaccattcaaatgcactcagtgtaggaagCGTTTTTACTGCTCATTCTCCCTTagtcgacacatga
- the LOC137489867 gene encoding uncharacterized protein isoform X2 produces MYHTESDRIEENEGSKEEKHHVKTEEKNIFLKRRNKNRFTCTQCGKSLANKSKLKIHMMIHTGEKPFTCTQCGKSFDCSSHLNRHMRIHTGEKPFACTQCGKSFNCSSHLNQHMMIHTGEKPFTCTQCRKSFYCSFSLNRHMRIHTGEKPFACTQCGKSFTCSSHLNQHMMIHTGEKPFTCTQCGKSFSQSSSLNQHVRIHTGERPFTCTQCGKSFYRSFFLNQHMRIHTGEKPFACTQCGKSFSLSTSLNYHMKIHTEERPFTCTQCGKSFIRSSYLNLHMRIHTGEKPFTCSQCGRSFIQSSHLNQHMRIHTGEKPFACTQCGKSFSLSSSLNYHMRIHTDDRPFTCTRCGKSFTRSSHLNQHMKKNHSNALSVGSVFTAHSPLVDT; encoded by the exons ATGTATCACACTGAATCAG ACCGCATTGAAGAaaatgaggggagtaaagaggagaaacatcatgtcaaaactgaggaaaaaaatatttttttgaaaaggagaaacaagaatcgtttcacctgtactcagtgtggaaagagtttggcaaacaaaagcaaacttaagattcacatgatgatccacactggagagaaaccattcacatgcactcagtgtgggaagagttttgactgctcatcacaccttaatcgacacatgaggatccacactggagagaaaccatttgcatgcactcagtgtgggaagagttttaactgctcatcacaccttaatcaacacatgatgatccacactggagagaaaccattcacatgcactcagtgtaggaagagtttttactgctcattctcccttaatcgacacatgaggatccacactggagagaaaccatttgcatgcactcagtgtgggaagagttttacctgctcatcacaccttaatcaacacatgatgatccacactggagagaaaccatttacttgcactcagtgtgggaagagtttcagccaatcatcatctctTAATCAACAcgtgaggatccacactggagagaggccattcacatgcactcagtgtgggaagagtttttacCGCTCATTCttccttaatcaacacatgaggatccacactggagagaaaccattcgcatgcactcagtgtgggaagagtttcagcctatcaacatcccttaattaccacatgaagatccacactgaagagagaccattcacatgcactcagtgtgggaagagttttatccggtcatcataccttaatctacacatgaggatacacactggagagaaaccattcacatgcagtcAGTGTGGCAGAAGTTTTatccaatcatcacaccttaatcaacacatgaggatccacactggagagaaaccattcgcatgcactcagtgtgggaagagtttcagcctatcatcatcccttaattaccacatgaggatccacactgatgatagaccattcacatgcactcggtgtgggaagagttttacccgctcatcacaccttaatcaacacatgaagaaaaaccattcaaatgcactcagtgtaggaagCGTTTTTACTGCTCATTCTCCCTTagtcgacacatga